The Cinclus cinclus chromosome 5, bCinCin1.1, whole genome shotgun sequence genome segment CCTTTACAAATACCCACAATTTGGTCTTATCCCATTATGTCAAACTGTCTTCTGCAAAAAGCCAAATAGAGAAAGCACACAAGAAGTAAATCACAGAACTAAAAAGCTGCTAAAATATAGATGATATTTGTGTGATTTTGTTACATCTTTTCTCACGGGGCAGGGAGAAGGAGTAATGTGGcaaacacaaaactgaaaagGACGAGGAACGTAATACCTATGTTTACAAAGGACAATCAGCTTTTAATGTTAATAAAGCTTTATAAAGTTTTAAATATCTGCTGACAAATTAGACATAGCTGACTGATGACACGCAGTAAAATTCTGTTACTGATATTGACTTaccttttgcatttttttaaatgacgAGGCTTTCATATTCTCAGACAGTTTCACTGAAAAATACTGTTGGTTTCTTTAAGGAGTACTGcagtaaaacattaaaaactgtGATTTCGATCAGTATATGGAAGGAACATTCAGACATTTTCTAAGTATTTTAGAAATTCAGCTAGATTTCATCACAATTGTAATTAAAAGTGGTTTAAACCTGCACATTTTACTTCACATTTAATgtgggagaggaaaatgcatttagCTAGTGACTGGTGCTCACACAACCAACACAGGCTGAGTCTTAATTGGCATGTCACAGAGTTACTCCCGCAGCTATCCTGCTTTTGTCATGGATTCTGTCCATCTGGCAGTGACAACAGAACGTACCCAGTGTCTCTGTGTGAGGCTGGCTTTGCCAGAGATGTCCTGGCACATCCCACTTTTATGGGCAGGTTAAGTAATAAACTGGGCAATGAGCAACAAGACGTCTTAGTATAAGCTCACTTTATAATTAAATCATGACCAAAGTCCCCTAAtgcataaaaaaaccccaacttcaTTATGGCTTAGTAACCTACAGCAGAAAATCTGGTCAGTTAGCCAGAAAAAGTAACAACCTGAACCACCATGTATCCCAAAGACATCATCAGTACTGGTACAGAGTGAAAATCTCTGACTGACTTCAAGTACTCTGTCACGTCAATAAAGCTCTAAGGCATTTAATGTGAATGAAGCACCTGCTGATACCAACAGTTGCATCAACACTCATATATAGCTGGTAGCCAAACCCTGAACTATTTTAAAATCCTAGAGAAATCCCATTTAATATCCAATCaatttttgtaaaacaaaatattctaagtcacacatttttttaaggATACAAAGTCTCTCAGCTGTCCAAATATTTCATCCACTTTGCCAATCTGCTCCTTATTATCCAGGTACACTGGGGCATTGAAATAAGGcaccttgttttcttctgttttacatTTACAAACTATGTCATCTTCACAGGGATGCATGAACTCTCCcaacactgaaataaagaataaacaagctgaagagctggaagcagataatctaaattaaataaattaagttTCTCCATGTGACTTACAAACCACCCTTTCTGGAGGGCCCTGGTCATATCCTCCTCTGTTGAAGCCTCCTCTTCCACCTCCTCGTCCAAAGCCACCTCGTCCGCCACCACGGTTAAAGCCACCTCTGTCACCACCGCCTCCTCCACGGTTGAAgccacctcctcttcctccgCCGCCTCCTCTTCCTCCGCCGCCTCCTCTTCCACGAAAAGACATTCTCTACTGTTTCCTACATTGtgaacaaaaaaatcagttaagATATAAAAGACGTGTCACATCTGATTTGCTGCACAAATTAGTCTCCTGTCAGCCTGGTTTCTAAATTTAATGGTTTGTCTTTTACAAACCTCACTAAAAACATGCTGGTCTATGAAAAATCAACTTTACACCTAAGATGTCATCCATTGCAACATCCAACTGCAAAAAGTGACTAGCAGTGATCAGCACTTTCTCCACTTGTCTGTATAAAGGCTGATGACAGTCCCTACCCCCACAAGTGGCACAAAGTGAAAacatcatagaatggtttgggttggaagggatcctaaAGGTCACCTACTTTCAACGCCCCTGCTATGtgcagggataccttccataGGTTGCTCAGAGTGCCATCCAACTTTGAAcactccctgggctggggcatccacagcttctctgggcaacctgttccagtacctCACCACTCTCAGTTCACGgtaaagaacttcttcctaataaCCTATCTCAACCTACCCTATGtgcccttgtgaaaagtccctcttGAGCTCTGCTACGgcctccttcaggcactggaaggctgctATAAAAtcttcccagagccttctcttctccaggctgaacaatacCCACTCTCAGCTTGACTGCAGAGGAGAGGTACTCCAGCCCTCTGACCATCTTCGTGGCCTCTTCTGGATCTGTTCCAAAAACTCCACGTCTTTTCTGTGCTGAGAACCctagagctggatgcagccctgcaggtggggtctcactggagcagagcagagggacagaatcctctccctcaccctgctgcccacactgctttgtATGCAGCTCAGGACAGgcttggctttctgggctgtgagtgcccatggctgggtcatgtccaacctctcacccaccagcacccccaaattCTCGGCAGGGCTGCTCTCGCCCTGTTCATCTCCCAACCTGTGTTCGTACCAGGGGTCGCTCCGACCCTTCGGCTGGGCCCCGTTAAACCTCAGGAAATTCCCTCAGGAGGCCGCACTGCTCGGGCTCGGCCGCACTGGGTGCGCACCCACAGCGCCTCATAGGGCCCTCGGGACGCAGGCTGCAACCAGGGCGGGAGACCCCGGCTCCCGCGACCATTCCCTGTGGGATGACTGACagacggacggacagacagacagacacagcaacagctccatcccttcccgCTCGGGACATACCTGCACGTGCGCACCGCCCTCACCCGGAAACACCCGTGCTGCCGCAAACGCGGCTGCCTGCCGTAAATGAAAGGGCGCCTACCGGCCGACACTGTCGCAAACGGCTTAAAATCCCCGTGCGCGGGTCCCGCACTCCTGTGGGATGGGCATGACAATGGCAGGAGGGCTCTCCACAGATATCCCCACAAATAGACGCCGTGTATAACAGCACTGATCTTTCTCAACAATCTGGCAGACATGAACGCCCACAATCAGCAGAACCGGTGTGATGGATAGATCAGACTCCCCtgcacaaagaaaaggaaagtgtAACCTCAAAAAGTGCTTCCTTTAATAATTTACTTCAAGGGCTTTACTTTTATTATCTTCTCATACACTTACGATAAAATCGTTTAAGGCGGGAGGAAAGGAGATCAGAtttgtgataattgataaaagattcgtgttaatcataaaagcattGGGGTTTGTAcaaaccagaatacttaggtaTGAAATGAACCATGGGccttaaataaagaaaaatatatatgattaaatcattctctTTAAatcccctgttatgaatattgtggtttttaataaattctatttgataccagtttgtaaaacgggggtttcccacggcctgaaagatattgcaaaatcagatttcctgcctttgtataatcaatttcaacctgaaagattttgcaataccagatttcctgccttggtgtaatcaatcaCAACGTATCTGTTAAGACCAGACCCCCCaggtctactgttccttatctaccaagaccagatgACAAACTGTCCGGAGACTACAAGGCAatccatcctataaaaaggagctgcagacCAAGGTTCGACAGAGCGTGGACTGGGCAGTGACTCCTcacattccccagcactgcttgctccgtctatatcaaataaagcaatctaaattttgctaaatatcgagactttgtttctcatttttaacaATTCGGTGCCAAAACCCAGGACATCCTCGGAGCCCTGAGAGTCACTGTGATTTCGGGGAGGCTCCCCACTCCTGTggccccggttcctcagtggttctcagaacccatggacgtacctcacaatatagactgagcaaggaaaaagctccccggaagaccacggcaaaatcacctgtaaTTCTTGTGCACgaagacccagacaggagcatCAAAGCTGTAAGTGTCTgttttggtggaggtgactgtgtgcttgcagaatgagacgtggatttttccacgaaccgagtgtggagtccttccaaccgcggttctggtttcccgcGAGGGGCCCGGCTGGTGAAGGGATGAAGCGAGTGCTGCTTTCTCCCATCCTAGTCCAGGTAGAGGCtaggttcttttcccatcccaacccaggcagaggtgggactcgggggtggggggaaggggcgaagagcaacacaggagtcacgggggaagaggggaaaagctgcttttttcccatcccaagcccaggtggaggcagaattccttcccatcctgacccaaggagaggcaggatgcGGGCAGAATACAAGGGggagcacaaatacctcaagacAGTCCCTTGAGGTAAAAAtaagacaaagaaaaagtaaggtttttaagtccaaacaacccacgaaAGGGTCAAagtacttgaaaaaaaaaaaaactaaaaaaaaaaaaaaaaaaaaaaccaacaacaaaaaaaaaccagtaggttgccagaaataccaccgggcagcccTCTGGGACACAAGgaaattatacaaaagaaaaagtaaggaaaaattGATTCAATGCTGCATAGTAAAGTGCACCAAAAAAATGATCCGCGGAGATAATCTGTACTGGCCCGTGTTCGGATCATTTGAGGGGTGGAtttgtggggcattaaacacacatgttgcttgtaaagaaccatttaacagagaggaatgtgacaatgctgctctgtggacagaacagcttAACCATCCATGGTATATACTTTAAGGAAAAAGAGGgtgaggataaaaaaaaaggttacctgTGGACCTCTGGATAGTCTCCCACCTCCgtataatacaaaaaatacaggagacccCTCTCCTCCCGGTACTCCAATAGCTCTAAAGACTCACTTgagtcaaagaaatacaaagagatagtatcagcagagaggagggagataatgacacaaaggctcgCCTTTACCCCCGGAGGGAAGTCCCATTACCGGGACAACAGGCTGGATTAACTGGATTtataaatgttcccttgaacacaggggaggtaagaaactttaaaaaagagATGGCAAAATAATTGAAAGATCCTCTAAGGGTATCTAAGAGACTAAATCAGTTCCTTGGACCAAGTATGTATACTTGGATGAAATTACAATCTGTATTAAGTATCTGATTCACCAcggaagaaagggggagggaaaccaCGAAAACCCCCACcgaaacaaggaaatgaggcaggaaataattcactatgtggaacctgcttttactgtaacaagaaaggtcatataaagaaaaattgtaaGGAGAGGATATGGGACGagaaaatgttccaaaagaacgaataagggtgtcaGGGGCTGTTTGTACTGGGGACTATACCATCTACAGAGCccttgataaaataaaaaagtcgGTCCCCATGAAGAGGAAGTGAAATTTTTAGTAAATACAGGAGCGGAAATATCTGCAGTTAAACACCGAGCAAAAGAGTGTAAACCTAGTAGAAAAACAGCATTTGTAGTTGGAGCAAAAGGTGAACCATTTCAGGTCACTGttattaaaaatgtgcaaattgagacccagagaaaaattgaattaaaatatcTGTTGTTACTgccagagacagaaaataatttattgggAAGGGATTTAATAACAGCATTAgatttgaaaattaaagtatCCCAAGGGCAACTTAAAATTTTTACCCTAACCCAAAAGGACGAGGAGCAAATATGTCATGAAGTGTGGTGCACCCCTAGGGAAATAGGAAAGTTAAAAATGAAACCTATCAAAGTGAAAATCACTGATCCCGATCTACCTATTGGAGTTCGTCAATATCCAATATCACTGGAAGGGAGACGGGGCCTTAATCCTGTCATAAAAAACCTTTTGCAACAAGGGGCTTTAGAACCATGTATGTCCCCACATAATACTCCTATTTTGTCCGTCAAAAAGACAGACGGAAACTACAAATTAGTACAGGATTTGAGGGCTATAAATCAGCGAACTGTTACCAAATTCCCTGTAGTAGCAAACCCTTACACTCTTTTAAATCAGTTGTCCCCTGACTACACTTGGTATAGTGTAATAGATCTAAAAGATGCCTTCCGGGCATGCCCACTAAAAGAAAGTAGTAAAGGTTATTTTGCCTTTGAATGAGAAAACCCTGATGAGGTCGGGAAACAAGAACTGCGGTGGGCAGTACTGCCTCAGGGCTTTACAGAATCCCCCTATCTCTTTAGACAAGCCCTAGAAGAATTAATGCAGTCTTTTCAGCCACCAGAAGGTGTGAAATTGTTACAATATGTAAATAATCTATTAACAGCGGGAGAAGATGAGACATCTACTAGAAATGGGACTATAaaacttttaaacttttttagGACAACAGGGTTTGAAGGTATCCAAAGCTAAATTGCAGTTCACAGAatcaaaagtaaaatatttaggtCATAactaagtaaaagaaaaaagaaattggatCCTAATAAAGTCTCTGGAATACTAAGCCTGGGACctccaaaaaccaaaaaagaagtgagaaaaacTTTCGGATTGCTAAAATACTGTCGTCAATGGATAGAGGAATTtattgaaaaagcaaaattcctATATGAAAAACTTGCCACTGATCGCCTAAAATGGacaaaggaaaattataaaagttttgaaaaagtcaaacatgatttaattcaagcccctgtacaAAGTCTCCCGGATCTGGAGataccatttcagttatttgtaaataCCTCTGATTAAACAGCATACGGGGTACTCACTCAGCAATGGGCAGGCAGTCAGAagccagtgggatattattctaaactgctagaccctgtcagtCTGGGTTGGCCCACATGTCTACAGACCCTAATGGCCACAACACGTTTAGTTGAAAAAGCCTGAAAAGTCACCTTTGGGGCACCCCTAGTGGTACACACCCCTCATAATGTAAGGGGAATTCTAAATCAAAAACTGAGAAATGGCTAACAGATGCcctaatattaaaatataaagctattctaattactttCCCAAATTTAGAGCTTAAAGCAACAATTGCTCAAACTCCTACACAATTCCTGTatgaggaaacaaaagaaaatttataaCACAATTGTGTagacattatagaattacaaacaaaaattagacCTGACTTGGGAGAagttaaacaatttttttcttttcttataaaCAGATCCTCCAAAGTAGTGGAAGAACAgggttgtttaacttgtcaaaaattcattaaaaaaaaaaaaagaagaaaaaagtccgtcaggaggatggaaaactacTTGCAGaccctttgaaaaaaaaatacaaatagattttacgGAATTAccaaaattaggaaaataaaaatatttactagtaatagtaaaccaattaaccTACTGGGTAGAGAtataccctgcagctggagccacatcacaagtggtagccaaaATATTGATAAAACACGTAATACCAAGGTATGGCCTGGTCCAAGCAACAGACTCAGACCAGAGGACGCACTTTACATCAAaggtgctgaagttactgacctcagcactaggcatcagctgggagtatcatacaccctggtaccctcagagttctgggaaagttgaaaaaatgaatcaaactttaaaacaacaactgtcaaaattaataattaaaactaaaatgccatggacaaagtgcctcccactagCCCTGTCTAACATATAAACAATGCCAAATTCAAAAACAGGaatttcaccatatgaaatgctgtatggtatgccttaccctaaagaAGTACACCTTGATCCGACCTTGGTTCAGGAATCTTCTCTTCAAAATaattaagccaagacaggttaGATAGTGACATCTGagcccagagacctcaaagtgcAAATTCAGAGGACTTGATGTTGATACCAGATCAATTCATCTCAAAGGTCTCCTGatcaggactgaaagtcacctgtcctgaacctgggtgtgattgtagcccgttcataaaaaaaaagaaaaaaggtgtcCATATTCTATTGAGTTGTGGTGGTgtcattcctatggtgggtaTCTCCCATTCACATTATATATCCAAtgtaaaacaaattaatataaaaaaactATTAAGGTATTTAATACCTTGTCAGCccaaagagaaatcaaaattaatgatcacaaCTGGTAGGAGTTATTTgagaatgaaacaaagaaaaaaaaaaagaacaagaaaaaaaagccaaagcaaaggtaTTGGCAaaaaagtgctggaaaaggTTGTGTATACTGTGCTGTTACTGCTGTACCTCATACTGCAATgttaaagctaaaagctggaacaaaattaagaaacaataacaaaagaaaaggacaaagtggggGACCCCAGGACATTTAatctcctgctgcccaggagaTTAAACAAATCTCAGCTACTACTACTACTCAGATACGGGCAACAACCCCGTAGTAGGccttaaagaaagcaaaaggatgAAAATAGTCATgggagtcatcctattgctcattATGATAAAAGGAAATAGTGCTAATGCTTGTTCCAAGTGTTACCAGACAATCAggtacagtggacacacggtatccacccttgccttccacaggcatatctattcggcctgctataagcacaacttagaaatTTGCACTATTATAGGAAAAGTTACTAAGTAGCCaccaatttgaaaaaaaaaaggtgggctCCATGGGCATACCAAAGTTGCCTAGTAAAAAAAGCGtacctctgcttcacaaaaaaaaaaaggtatgtgAGAATATTCAGATCAGGAAAGAGTGCAAAATCACTacaaggaaaaattaataaagaataTAACTAAACGTTCAAgggaacaaaaacaaaccataaGAAAAGTTTTAACTTGTACGAAAAATTGAAATAACTCAGCGAACAGGACTTACCCACCTCAGAAAagaatttatttgtaaaattaataaaagaaattactgcTGAAATGAACTGAACTCACTGTTGAATCtgtggaaaaatgcaaataactAAACAGTGGCCATAGCGGAGGGAAGGATTAAGCCCAAACAATGAAAGTAATAGCTAAACAACTTACTTAAACTAAAGTAGCAGTATGTCAAAATCAACTAGCCCTGAACTATCTATTAGCTGAAGAAGTAAAAGAGTGTAAGAAGTTTAATAATTCTAAATACTGCTTAAAAATTGATAATAATAAAGTAATTACTAAaattgcagaagaaataaaacaaatagcTCATGTACCTGTACAAACCTGAAACTATATAGTTAATAATAATTAGTAAAATAACCTGTTAGAGGAAACTTATGTTTTATATTAACATGTGCATTATTAGGACTACTGTTCATCCCTTGACTTGTTCCATGCTTCATTCGACTAATCCAATCGGTGGTTAAAGGAATACAAGTTGCTACAATGCCAATAGACCCTGAGATGGCAACAAAATTAATGGCAGTAAATGAATTAAATCTAGTACAAGATGTACTGACAACATTTAAGGCTCAAACACAAAgcaatggaataaaaaaaaaagaagtgggaaaATTGTGATAACTGATAAAAGATTCatgttaatcataaaagcattGGGGTTTGTAcaaaccagaatacttaggtaTGAAATGAACCATGGGccttaaataaagaaaaatatatatgattaaatcattctctTTAAatcccctgttatgaatattgtggtttttaataaattctatttgataccagtttgtaaaacgagggtttcccacggcctgaaagatattgcaaaatcagatttcctgcctttgtataatcaatttcaacctgaaagattttgcaataccagatttcctgccttggtgtaatcaatcaCAACGTATCTGTTAAGACCAGACCCCCCaggtctactgttccttatctaccaagaccagatgACAAACTGTCCGGAGACTACAAGGCAatccatcctataaaaaggagctgcagacCAAGGTTCGACAGAGCGTGGACTGGGCAGTGACTCCTcacattccccagcactgcttgctccgtctatatcaaataaagcaatctaaattttgctaaatatcgagactttgtttctcatttataacaggTTTGTCAGTTAATAGTTGAGGCTCCTGTACTTTATTTCTAAacacactttaaaatatttttctaatggttaaaaattaaacacaaatcTAACAGCTGACATTGAAAAGAATCCCAGTCAGACGAATTTGTTTAGGAAGGGAGATAAAACTTCATCATGCGAATGCTCCCAATTTGCTTGGTTTTCTTGTGTCTCTTTTGTCTCTGTGGATCAGAGGTaagatattttttattgtgttagcagtattttttttacaaCGTTTAATAAATAGTTAATCGTTATAAAAGCAAAacctacttatttttttaaagtttccttTCATAGTATTTGTGCTTCATACATTTGTTTTAGCCCAGCCTGATTGTTTGAAGTTTGCTATTTCTCTCTCATGTTTTGATTCTACCTGGGGCTTATGCTAACAGCTTTCTGGAAAAGATTTTAATCATGATCCTGTCCTAAACCAAATTTACAAGCATGGCTGAGTACAGAAAGGTGCTGCAGTTTTCCCCACCTCCCTTTTTTGAGAAACGGGATTGCAGTCTTGCAATATGGCAACATGGTATTATCCCACTGCCAGAAGGTTTCCTGCAGATTGTCTCTTGGCAGAAGTGTCCAGGAAagccagcctgggctgggcatTCAGCACAACCCAAGTCTTTCAGAGAAATTCTGAGATAAAAATCAGCAGCTGTTGTTCCCGTTGAGGAGGAACACCTAGCACAGTATGGGAGCTGTGCCAAGCTGGATCTGGCTCACAGTTTGGATTGTACAGACCCAAGAACAGCAGGAAGAATTTAATAAGATTATAACCATGAAAAGGAGAGGTATTGGATTAAATTCTGCCCCAGCTACATCCTCAGTGACTTTGCTGTGGGCAGGATTTCTTCATGAGAACTTTAAACTTCAGTTCTACTGCTCTAGTTGATACAGTCAAAGCTGATCAATCACATTTGAGGACTAAtgtttttctcctatttttacACTGAGTCCatccatatatatttttcatgttcCAAGATTCATCCTACCCGCAGATCTTAGTAAGCAAAAGCACTCAGCCAGCACTGAAGTCACCAGAGAGCTACACAAACGCAAGTGCAGAGCCACTCACCCACAGGCCATCAGAGGGAGGGTCAGAATCTGTATCTGCAGTCCAGTGATGGCCAGCAACCACACTGCAAATCCACTGCTGCACAAGATACAGGAAAAAAGCTGATAAGGATGAGCATTTAATTCTCAAATTGCTTTCAGATACTTGTTAAGACAGTTGAGGTACTCATTACTTGAGCAATCATGCAAAACAAATCATTAATTATAGATACATTTGCTGGTAAGTAGTTCATAAATATTTACAGGTGATATTTAAAGCCAAAGTCAATAAAAGGCCAATAAAACAaatcttggggaaaaaatcccaaattgctattttttttctttttccagtgctTAAATTGCTTTATGTTTTAGTCTGCTTACAGCCCCATTGCTGGAATGTGTTATAAACcaatacctttaaaaatatttataatctGCTGTACACTCCAGCTGATGTTTGAAATGTAAAGAGTATAAAGTATAAATTTCCTAAGGCATCAGTGGGAGATCAGTAAGAGTGAAGATCACACCACGTTAATAatccaaaaagaaaagaaagagttcagaaaaacagaaagacgAGGTGGCCAAAGATAGGGGGATAAACACTGTAAATGGTATTTAGGAATTTTTTATTAGATAGGAAAAGACTTATAAATTGACACTTTGCTGAGGTCAGTGAAGGGATGGGCAAAACTCTTGGTGCAGTCTGTaatcttgcttttattttaattattttttctgtattttgcagaATGCAGCCTCTAATGCTGAAGAAAACCACTTTCAACAGGTTAAGCTTGCCCAGCCAGCTGAGCAAGACAGCTACCTCATAGAAGAATGCTTAGGCAACCAATACACCCACAAGTCTTGTAAAAAAGTTTTTTGTCAACCATGGGAAAGATGTGTGGAGGGAAAATGCCTTTGCAAGCTTCCCTACCAGTGCCCAAAGAATGGCTCTGCAGTTTGTTCTACTAGTGGAAAGAACTTCCGTACTTACTGTCAGCTTAAGAGCTACGAGTGTCAACAACCCAAAGCAAAATTTCTGCGCAAGGGACCATGCATGCCTAAAGGTATTAACAcctcattttctgaaatttatATATCAGGGTAAATCCATTTATCCATTTGAGGAGATGCTTACACTATTTACAGGTCAGAAAGTCTCAGAAAGTCCATTTTCTTGCACTAGTAacaacacagaacagaaaattaaaagtcaCTGAAAATGGGCAGTATCTGTTGattttcataaaaaataaagtgattGACACGCCCAGGTCACCCTGCTGCTGATTTTGCTACACAGACTGCTGCAGGCATTTTGTGACACAGGTAGTAGAAGTAGGATCTGGCCCTCTCACTTCAAGTGTTACTGGTTGGTGATCAAAAATCCCCTAAAGAAGGTCATTATACTAAAATGTAATCTGTTCTTGGTAGATCTTCAAGTACTCTTATGTACCCATTACCCTCATTTGTCCTTAAACTGGCATATTCTGAGAAATTAGCAGGCTCAAAGACACTAAGTCAATCCTCATAAAATTCAGGAATAATACCTGAAGCTTCTAATTCCCAATCTTCTGTTCTGTCCATATCAACTTTGGCTGTAAATACAAAATCAGTCctgatttggttttgttctgtcttTCCACTAGATACATCTATATAATATGATTTgtgtggggatttttaaaatttctctcttttttattttttaagaaacattttcagtCTCTCTGGGACATGAAGATCCGAGTTTGCTGCAAGTAAAATCTGTGTATCTTAAGGACAACAGTTTTGTATGCGCTAGTGAGTGGACTATGAATGAAGCAAATGTGGCTTGCAGGCATCTTGGCTTTGAATTGTAAGTTGGGGGAATTTTTCTCTGGTTAACTGTAGGGGATCTGAGAAAGTAATGATGCTTACAGAAGTGTCAGTCACAGCCAAGAGTTAAGACAGACAACTCATGAACAATATATTGGCTGCAATATTCTGATAAAACTTCCTGAGCCAACACCTGAGAGAgtgaaagacaaaacacagatTTCTCTGTTCTGTTACAGGCTACAACTATACAAACCTGTATAActgttttactttaaaataaagatgaagACCAATGTGGAGGTGTTGTCCCAGGCCTGTGTTAGGGAAAGTGCATGGATGGACCATCCCCAGGTAGCTCTGAGCAATGATTTGTGCACAGAGAAAGGTTTCTCAGGACAGCTGACAACAGGGTACAGCTGTTTTGCCACTTATATTAATTAGCCAGACAGGGAATAGAACATGGTGTTTTTTATCTCTACCCTTTGCCCCTGCTGCCACTCTGTCTCCAGGGATGGCTGAAGCCACACAGAGcttgttctttttcctgtgaCCACACTGATGACCCAAGTTGCATATTCAG includes the following:
- the GAR1 gene encoding H/ACA ribonucleoprotein complex subunit 1, with the protein product MSFRGRGGGGGRGGGGGRGGGFNRGGGGGDRGGFNRGGGRGGFGRGGGRGGFNRGGYDQGPPERVVLLGEFMHPCEDDIVCKCKTEENKVPYFNAPVYLDNKEQIGKVDEIFGQLRDFYFSVKLSENMKASSFKKMQKFYIDPAKLLPLQRFLPRPPGEKGAPRGGGRGGRGGGRFGGGRGGGRGGGFRGGRGGGGGGGFRGGRGGGGGFRGRGH